From a region of the Zingiber officinale cultivar Zhangliang chromosome 4B, Zo_v1.1, whole genome shotgun sequence genome:
- the LOC121976950 gene encoding multicopper oxidase LPR1 homolog 1-like, translated as MMAAKFLVAVLIVLMISGEEVAGSTGAPPPVSDAYLQRVARSLKKYVDPLPAMPKTYGYAVEDGRPKPIALTVGMYEKKWKFHRDLPVTTVFVYGTSRRAASYPGPAIEALQGVPLNVTWENHLPERHILPWDPTIPVAVPKHGGVPAVVHLHGGVNGPRSDGSAFAWFTSGFREVGPAWSEATYHYPNVQHPGNLWYHDHALGLTRANILAGLVGTYTIRNLPVEIPFGLPSGRHFDRHLVISDRSFYKDGSLYMNYTGNVPTVHPEWQPEYFGEVIVVNGKAWPYLAVLRRKYRFRILNSSNARYFNLSLSDGLPFTVIGSDVTYHNKPVTAPSILIAPAEIYDIVIDFAESETSAVRLTNSAPYPFPGGDPPNTHSSQIMKFVISPKKTTDNSRIPAKLVDYPVANVKDAIKKRYIVLYEYQTASGEPTHLYINGKRLEDPATETPRPGSTEVWQVINLTEDNHPLHLHLATFQAARVRGLVALEAFKACMREKNDAVKCDVKKHATGPVTAVPEHERTWKNIVKIAPGSMTTIVVQFKLIDRDEPYPFDATAEPGYVYHCHILDHEDNAMIRPLILKY; from the exons ATGATGGCGGCTAAGTTTCTGGTAGCAGTTCTGATCGTCTTAATGATCTCCGGCGAAGAGGTCGCCGGAAGTACAGGAGCGCCTCCTCCGGTGTCTGATGCATATCTCCAGCGCGTGGCTCGCTCGCTGAAGAAGTACGTCGATCCGCTGCCGGCGATGCCCAAGACCTACGGGTATGCCGTTGAGGACGGCCGACCCAAGCCCATCGCCCTCACCGTCGGCATGTACGAGAAGAAATGG AAATTCCACCGGGATTTGCCGGTGACGACGGTGTTCGTGTACGGCACGAGCCGCCGGGCAGCCAGTTATCCCGGTCCGGCCATCGAGGCGCTGCAGGGGGTGCCGCTCAACGTGACGTGGGAAAACCACCTCCCCGAGCGCCACATCCTCCCATGGGACCCCACGATCCCCGTCGCCGTCCCCAAGCACGGCGGCGTCCCCGCCGTGGTCCACCTCCACGGCGGCGTCAACGGTCCCCGGTCCGACGGCAGCGCCTTCGCCTGGTTCACCTCCGGCTTCCGCGAGGTGGGCCCCGCGTGGTCGGAGGCCACGTACCACTACCCCAACGTGCAGCACCCGGGCAACCTCTGGTACCACGATCACGCCCTCGGCCTCACCCGCGCCAACATACTCGCCGGCCTCGTCGGCACCTACACCATTCGTAACCTCCCGGTGGAGATCCCCTTCGGCCTCCCCTCCGGCCGCCACTTCGACCGCCACCTCGTCATTAGTGACCGCAGCTTCTACAAGGACGGCTCCCTCTACATGAACTACACGGGCAACGTTCCCACCGTGCACCCGGAGTGGCAGCCGGAGTACTTCGGCGAGGTCATCGTCGTCAACGGCAAGGCCTGGCCCTACCTCGCCGTCCTCCGCCGAAAGTACCGCTTCCGCATCCTCAACAGCAGCAACGCCCGCTACTTCAATCTCTCCCTCTCCGACGGCCTCCCCTTCACCGTCATCGGCTCCGACGTCACTTACCACAACAAGCCTGTCACCGCCCCCAGCATCCTCATCGCACCGGCCGAGATTTACGACATAGTCATCGACTTCGCCGAGTCGGAGACCTCCGCCGTCCGGCTGACCAACAGCGCGCCGTATCCATTCCCTGGCGGCGACCCGCCCAACACGCACAGCAGTCAG ATCATGAAGTTCGTCATCTCGCCGAAGAAGACTACTGACAACTCAAGGATTCCGGCAAAGTTAGTCGATTACCCAGTGGCCAACGTGAAGGACGCCATAAAAAAGAGGTACATCGTGTTGTATGAATACCAGACGGCGTCGGGCGAGCCGACCCACCTGTACATCAACGGAAAAAGATTGGAGGACCCGGCGACGGAGACGCCGAGGCCGGGAAGTACGGAGGTGTGGCAGGTGATCAACCTGACCGAGGACAACCACCCGCTACACTTGCACCTGGCCACATTTCAGGCGGCGAGGGTGAGAGGGCTGGTGGCGCTGGAGGCATTCAAGGCGTGCATGCGGGAGAAGAACGACGCGGTGAAGTGCGACGTGAAGAAGCACGCAACGGGGCCGGTGACGGCGGTGCCGGAGCACGAGAGAACGTGGAAGAACATCGTGAAGATTGCACCGGGGAGCATGACCACCATCGTCGTGCAGTTCAAGCTCATCGATAGGGACGAACCCTACCCTTTCGATGCCACGGCTGAGCCAGGTTACGTCTACCATTGCCAT ATTCTTGATCATGAAGACAATGCGATGATTCGACCTCTAATTCTGAAATATTAA